TTGGTAAgtggattttgaataaatgtattaacttttactatgaatataaatatattttgctcaaaagagccagaAATTTTATTCACACAGGATTGCACAACAACAGGTATCAAGCTTTGACAATAACTCCCTAAGTGTAGTATCACAAGATCTTACAATTGATTTTCTGTTCTAATTATATACAATTGATAAAAACATCTCCCCCCCATGTATTGCGTTTGCATTTCTCATTCAGTCATGGGGCAGAAGCCAATcagaatgcaaaacaaacaagcgAGTGTAGAAGAGTAGAACTGTTTAAGAACTTCTCTGGTTGTTGAAATGGCTCTTTCAGCCAGGAAGGTTGGGCAGCTATGCGGCATTACtatgagaattattattattaatatttttttgttattcagtgtggtgcacatcTGGGCCACCTCTTTGACGATGGCCCTCGCCCGATTGGCAAGAGGTATTGTATCAACTCCGCTGCCTTAGCCTTCATACCCAAAGCAGAGTCCTCACCCAGGGAAGCTGCCAGCAGTGCCCCTGCCAGCGCCAGCGACCCCACTGCCTCTGGAAAGACTGAACTGTGAGCTTCAGCGGGAGAAACAGAGCAAGCCAGGGCGTTGAACCCTCTTTTTAAAAGCGTGCCGGTGCATTCTGTTTCAAAACCAACACCCATATACTTCCATATACTTGGGTTGCTTGCGTAACCAGTTCTGTTATTTgcaatatacaaatgtatttttttgtagcaGTTTAACTTTGTAATAGGTCATTTTGATAAAACGTTTGAACAAAAAGCAAATGGAATTTATACTAGTGTAAAGCCCTTTTgtattgtctttttgtttttggtttcatAAAGCACCATTGGTTTTAGCACTGATTGACAAACCGTAACACTGCTGAATAGCTGTATTACACAGTACGTTGCAAATCAGTTTTAAAGAACGTTTTCAAAACTAACGAAAAGGGGGCTTTACAGAATTCTGTTTACAATAAGCAGTTACCAAATTGCATGTGAAACGTTAAGAAATACTCATCTTTGCTATAGTGCTGATTATTTGAAGTGATATTTGATACGACTGGAAGAGAGCCCCTATGCAAGTATATTTTGGTGCAGTAAAACAAGCACCAAGATGAGAGCCGAACAGTCTTTCTAATAAAATGGTTGAGATGACAAATGTTTAGTCTGAGCATTAACTCAGCCCCAGCCTTTAACATAGCTGGGTTTGGGGACGATTTTTCACTCAGTTTTGTATTTCACTGATTTGTTTTGACCATTAACTTGCCTTGAACTTTCTTGCATTGGGAGTaatcatgtacagtatttaaataaaactttaaGACTGTTAATACACTGGACTtcaactttttatatatatatatagtatacagtgccttgcaaaagtattcagacccgtGACCAATTctgttactgaattacaaatggtacactgaaatttcattctgtttgatattgtaatatatatatgtgcatgGCGGGGGCTGGGAGCCTGTTTAGAGTTTGCTTTCGTAGGAATTTACTATCAAGGTACCTTGTCTATGTAGCTGAAAGTTTTGGCTAAGACCTTTCATTTTGTCAAGGATCTGGTCTCTAGGGAAAAAGCTTTACAAAACTTTATTTTAGAATAAAACAACCATTCAAGACCTCCCCCCACAACTAAATAAGGGGTCTGGGAGAGTTTCTTTAGTAAAAACAATATAATCTCTAAGTAtgtatcacatctcataatgctaaacagcATACTGAACCCTGAATGTGTTGAAAGATGATGCTCACATTAACAAATGGATGCAAAGGTGACCTTCGAATGAGCACGAGTGACCTGCAGGATTCAGTACacacagggggggggggtgacgatGTGGCAACAAGTTCATATCTGCAAATGTAACGTTTCCCTATGGTAgctccattaaaggtgaaactaTTTCCATTGTAAATATTCATTTTTGGTTGCCAGATTCCCATGCTGCAGACCCTTGTAACTACGCTGTGCTGCGCTCTGAGTGCTTAGCTTCAATAAATATGGGTGTAGAGACTAGCCTGAATGTCAAATGCATTCACTACTGTAGCAAGAAATGGTATCAGTTGGCTTATACGATACTAGACATATTATATTAGGCTTGGGCTGTTAAGTTGGTCATCCTTTTTTCCTGGCCACTGTCACTCTCCTAATAATAGCCCAAGCTCCACAAAACACCAAGTTTGGTCTGTGACCCCTAATAGTAGCCCGGACCCCCATACAGTAAACTCCTACATCGGCCAGTTGAGTATCCCTGTGCTGTTTATAGTGTCACTGGAAGCCATGATGCCTCATTTCACATTGGCATTTACAGTGAAACTCCACGTTTTACTGGAAGACTTAACATTGAGGCTACCATTAGGTTGCAACTGGGAAGcaataaagtaacaaaaagtGGTATTAAAAAAATTGCAGTGATGTTATGCAGTTACATCTGCTATCTTTCTCTCAGTTTAGTTAATCAGTACTTTTTAAAGCTGCTGAAAGGACAGCTTGGCTACAACTGAAACTGAAGCCAGGCAGTAACCCACACTGCAGCCATTATGGGCTGTACTCTGCAACTAAACATTTAAAGCAGACAAGCTACATAATTAGCTGTATTTGTTATGGCTTGTTCCACAAGTTCCACATTTCAAAACCGCACTGTGCCGCAGCGCCTCACCAAGTGGAAGTATTGCCTCTTGAATCATTGCAGGGTGTCTCGTGGGATTTTAATCCTGTCTGAGCCAAGTTGCCACCCTTGGCTGGGGAGCAGCTGGAAGTACTGGAGCTCTCACAAGGCTAAGGAGCAGCAGTGTAGTTGAGGGTAAACGTGGTTATACTGGCTTTACCCACGTCTCACTTAATGAGAAAACGCTGTACTCCTtcctactctcctgtgataagcAAATCCTGGCTATACCAAAGGTTAAAGCCAAGGCACTTCATTATATAAAGCGACTTCTGCATTTAATGATGGGCATGTTCTCTTCTGATTAACCCACAATCCTGCACGACCACCTCAACTGCCATGTGCGGAATCTACTGGGCATCTCTGCACACCCAAAAAAGGTATTTAGTGACAAACACACTGCAACTTTCTGAATGCACTCTCTGTGGGGGCTACCAGGAGGAGGCTATCGAGTGTCACTGCTGCCAGTATATCCCACTTGCTGGCGCCCCGAGTGTCACTGCTGCCAGTATTTCCCACTCGCTGGGCTGGAGCTCCGAGTGTCACTGCTGCCAGTATATCCCACTCTCTGGGCTGGAGCTCCGAGTGTCACTGCTGCCAGTATATCCCACTCTCTGGGCTGGAGCTCCGAGTGTCACTGCTGCCAGTATATCCCACTCTCTGGGCTGGAGCTCCGAGTGTCACTGCTGCCAGTATATCCCACTCGCTGGAGCCCCGAGTGTTACTGCTGCCAGTATATCCCACTCTCTGGAGCCCCGAGTGTCACTGCTGCCAGTATATCCCACTCGCTGGAGCCCCGAGTGTCACTGCTGCCAGTATATCCCACTCGCTGGAGCCCCGAGTGTCACTGCTGCCAGTATATCCCACTCTCTGGGCTGGAGCTCCGAGTGTCACTGCTGCCACTATATCCCACTCGCTGGAGCCCCGAGTGTCACTGCTGCCAGTATATCCCACTCTCTGGAGCCCCGAGTGTCACTGCTGCCAGTATATCCCACTCGCTGGAGCCCCGAGTGTCACTGCTGCCACTATATCCCACTCGCTGGAGCCCCGAGTGTCACTGCTGCCAGTATATCCCACTCTCTGGGCTGGAGCCCCGAGTGTCACTGCTGCCACTATATCCCACTCGCTGGAGCCCCGAGTGTCACTGCTGCCAGTATATCCCACTCGCTGGAGCCCCGAGTGTCACTGCTGCCAGTATATCCCACTCGCTGGAGCCCCGAGTGTCACTGCTGCCACTATATCCCACTCGCTGGAGCTCCGAGTGTCATGCTAGTTTTTTTGCAGTTCCCCCCTCCCCATGATTTTCCCATGGTTGTCTgtgtttaccatagtttaccctggtttgccatgtttattaatatgctttaccatacctcgctattctttacaatgcttacctatgatttCCTGAATAAGTGGCTTTCCCagttaaacgagaggcagttgagacgacctcagtcacacttttttgattccaccgtgtaacaatttttttttttttggttcctgggtagtaagtgttatttcctaattgcttatgcctcaaaagtatagaaaatggctattattccccacaaactttgcttttgtgaccaggacagtgatattttgaaatttacctattttccagaacattgcagatagattcagtgaacttggagtaacttctagaactttctagaactttccagtaatataaatactagtataaatacaggggccttaagcccaccagttcagtttagttccagctgcctaagtggatacatatctgcatttttctgagatggcatcaagaggctgcaagcatccggcagacgcattttgctatgtctgcggccaatttatcaagacaagagcgaaaaagtactctgtggaagcatctgctaagatgtgtgaggcctacaaggcatatttcggcatgcctgtcggggatcaagacaaaccctgggcacctcatttcacctgcgagcactgcaaaaaaactctggaaggtaagatggacaattgttgctcggaattttatgttataaaatttgttaaaatttttttaaattgtaaaagtttttaattttaaaatgttttacaattttcaatgttattggaaaaatatatcatatatgaaaattgttgcgagaatctcttacacattactcatgggtgaaataaatgtatttttgtaggatggtacagaggggaaaagagagccatgaagttcgctatcccaagaatttggcaggaacccactgaccactcaagcaactgctacttctgcatggtggagcCTTCCAAACGTCgaactggcaagaatgcacctgctatcacgtatccagaCTTTCCTTCATCCAtcaccccggtgccacactgccatgagctccccgtacccactcctccggagagagagcagtcctttttagaagagagcagcaagtcagagagcgaggaagacgttgtagatccagatgacaatttcagaggtggagctgaggagagaaacccatactaccccaaccaaaaagacctcaacgacttgattaaagatcttggtctcaccaagtccaatgccgagcttttaacgtctaggctcaagcagtggaacttgttggatgaaagtgtgcaagtcgcagatcagaggaagcatcaccaacctttttccagcttcttcacccgtcaaggtgggctctgcttctgccacaatgtgaccagtctgttcgaggcaatcggaatcgcctgtaaccagaatgagtggcgcctcttcattgacagctcatccaggagcctcaaagacgtgctgctccataatggtaacaagtacccgtctcatcccctggctcactcggtgcacctcaaagaggattacaacagcatcaagaccttgctggacgccttgaagtatgatgagtacggctgggaggtcataggagacttcaaaatggtggcattcctgatgggcggttttaccaagtttcccagCAGgaacaccaaggcgcactaccacaggcgggactggccacagcggaccgagttctctgtggggaggaagtgtggacccccggaaggtgctgatgccaccactgcacatcaaattgggccttatgaaacaatttgtcagagctctagataaggagtcggcagccttcaagtaccttcaagacttcttccctaagctgtctgaggcaaaggtcaaagccggtgtcttcgtcggaccacagataaagaagatcctggagtgcaatgaattccccaagaagctcactagtaaggagaaagcggcttggaacagctttgtcgcagtggttcggggcttcctgggcaatcacaaggccgaaaactatgtggagctggttgagactctggtgaagaactacggcacaatgggctgtaggatgtccctcaaagtccatatccttgatgctcaacttgataaattcaaggagaacatgggagcgtactcggaggagcaaggcgagcgcttccaccaggatatactggactttgaacgccgctaccaaggacagtataacgagaacatgatgggagagtacatttgggggctgattcgtgaaagtgatttacagtataatcgtaaatctcgaaaaactactcacttctaaatcttttgtagtcatttttgtattactttagtataaatacatgttcatttggattcatatgttgtttttttctgactatgtgaacgaaaagacacaaattcgcccattttctcattggaaataggtaaatttcaaaatatcactgtcctggtcacaaaagcaaagtttgtgaggaataatagccattttctatacttttgaggcataagcaattaggaaataacacttactaaattgtgttacatagtgttcttaatgaaaagaaaatgaatgaaatcacattatgattaaatgttaaatacatcatttaaatatTGAGTCCATGtgtagcagggcgagtgccctgcacgtgtgtatttagtgttggttatataatttgtatgtggaatgggtttattttgtgtcattttgggagctgatttgtttaattgaattattgtttacagacggacgctcgattgagacttgctgcctgctaggcttggttgaggggaagggcagcaggtgattggctgggctggacctcaatcagcaggtgggcgggtcttgatcgagtgtccgtcaggttaaaaacatccgcgggagatggctcagggctgctgcaaggcctgccgttttcacggcacctttgatttatagtttgttgtattgtgttttattttgagtgtttgtacagtcgtgtatcgtcctctgtgcgctaccatcgctggtagcgtcacatgacattattttactttcgttttctttttgtttgtaaataaagtattacttgtattgtaacacttgaaatttatttgcttgcgattgtaagtcgccctggataagggcgtctgctaagaaataaataataataataataataataataaaataaaacctgcgcgcctgtgccggcgttttcaacaccaccaccactgtctctctgtatgcttgaacagcggctacccacacgcgtgacacgaggaagaccctgtcacaccatgttttttttttttttttattcctaaacaaaatgaaatcgcacctgcgatgttgacactttctttgcaacagcagcctgtgaaaccacaggagactccagctccttcaagagttcaacgtggtttacgcaatttacgcaagtcacagcgtaatcacagcgtattacactttgctatggttttaTTATGCTAaactatactactactactactactactaataataataataataatgttatttttgttttgttggaaaaAACAGTTCTCCACATtatctttattaacattattactggtcccCCTTTTTATTGTGTTAAGAATTCCGCATGAAACGACCAtgcagacagcacctgtagaactcctctgtttgtattctgggacactatcacccttcatttaaatgtgctttattttgctcttatctgccccctattttactgcatttaatcctgtacttcagaatactgtaatctgccaagtgtttaacctgcagtactttgtatttaatcacatcctgatgtaactatcactatttaatcatatcctgatgtaactatcactattatctgctgtattattgaattgtggtttgttacacttgtactttgcttgaacaaaagttattgtatttcttgctcttattgtattacttgtattgtaacacttgaaatgtatttgcttacgattgtaagtcgccctggataagggcgtctgctaagaaataaataaataataataataataataatgcaccagGAAGGATGCTGCAATAAATAAATctacccaaaataaataaatacattagaagCTCAATTAATGTGTGTATTTAAGAGGGATCgtgttttttctttctggaaGGGAAATGTCCAGTTCTTTGTGTTTCCTCTATGGAAGTGGCAGTGGAGGTGCCACACAGAGCGGTCAAACCCACGTCCAAACGAGTGAGGGCAACCCTTGCCAGACATGCCTGCTACTCTGAAGCAGACGGGGAAGAAAGAGCCTTCAGAGAGGGCTGCCTCCTGGTCAGGTTAAACAGCCCCAGGCCCAGCAGGTCCTGGCCCTCAGTTAGCTAACCCTTCCCTGAGAAGAGGGCCCCCAGCTGGGGAGGAATTTGAAGCGGGAGCAGAGGTCACACTTAATGCCATCTAGCCAGAGGCGTGCAGCTCATTCACAAAACCAAGCCCCATGCAATTAGCGCTACAGAGGGAGAGAAAACGCAggtggaaagaaagaaagcaggGAGGAGTGGCGGCAGCGTATGATGGGGCTTTTCTATTTTAATACCACTGTTCCTATAAagatgatttatttgatttagaaGAGATGTTAGCTTTAACATGGGAACACATGCAGGCAGTTAAGCAGTTTAAACAGCGACGCGACAGTTGTGAGAGTCGTGTGAGCCTGTGTGCCGTTTTTGTCCAGTCTAAGCAGGATGACACACTTTTTCGAAAGTTTAGTTGAAAAAGCCCAGCTGGAAATGGAAGGGTTGCGATGTGGTGCTCAATGCACAGTCTAAACAGACTGCTAAATATTCTTTATTGCACACGTTAAATAAACTTGCAGGGCTTTTACAGGATAAATAGAAGATACTTTGGTGAGAGGGAGGCTTGTTAACTGGCACTGGTGAGATGCTTAAAACAAtaatagagatttttttttttaaaaccctgtgTCTGAATGTTTCAGAGTGTGGGAAGAAGGATGCGGAAACTTACAAAGGGATTGCTGGTGTTTTGCGAAAATTATTTGATGACTTTTAAACTAATGAAGGTTTTAAAGACAGGGTGTTATGCTACAACAGCAGTAGCgattacaaaaatacattgctGAGATAAAGTCAATTTTTTGTCCAAAATAACGTCACACTTCACATTAAACACTGCACTACTTTCCCTGGTTTCCTGCCGTTGTATGTATTCTTGCAAtatctgttttgatatttttattaacatatcacTGCTCATATATCAGTTGTGACcagttattttcctttcacaTTGGTTCTACTTTGGGTTTTCCCATCAAAATGTCTTTTGaattcaatcagaaacatttcattggttcctGAAGTTCAGCATTTCGAAtggttcatctgtcctacctGCTCGCTCCAACGCAGGTTCAGAGGGGCGGGAACAGGGTAGGAACATTTTTTTGGTCATCATCTTGCAGCAGCCAATGACTGGAATGAGTTTCAACAACAGTTAAAATTAGAAAGGTTCATATCCGAGGTTTCTTTTAGCTGTAGGGTCGACTCATTGCTGACTGACATCTGTGCCTGCTGAGTTTGATATTTGATGTTTTATGTTTCgtgattgatttttgttttttttttactcttgtttattgtgtttgatgtttgctgtggtggtgtgagcctcttgccagctcgtcattgtaaattagaatttgttctcaattgactcatctggatatataaaggttttgattgattgattaactgTCTCTATTGACAATGTCTGTAGAGACACTTTAACTGTCTCtaactacaatgtaattacaccgTAGTAAATTAGAGAAGCAGAAACTAGGAacaaagaactgaatctgttaaACACTCTGCCGTTCTAATTATAAAAAGGACACGCTCTCGTGATTGATCATATCACCAGAACCCCTTGATGGAATTCCAGGCTTATTACTTATAACTGTGTGTgcattattccttatattattgtacctgactgcagcagcagcaagctTACAATAACACAGTCAAACATGACAACCCTAGTGCAATAATTAACAGGCAACGTTAAGAAACTAGTTGAAGAATGTCATGAATCAAAACTTCAATGGACACAGACTTGCTTTATTCCTCAGGTGGGAGAGGATTTCAAGACTCTGAGACTGGGGAGTGGAAGGACTCTGTGGTAATTAGGTCTAATTGCTGGTATGCGGAGGAACCCTAGCTGCACATTCTCCGCAGGGCAGTAATAGACTAGATAATTAGGAGCCACCCAGTCCTTGGCAGGAGGCAGGAGACAGGGGGAggcttttattgatttgattttattgtaGTTGTCAGCTgggtctgtgtaataaaccattaAGATAACACCAATAACATCTTCCACCTGCCTCTCCAGCTCAAGTGACAGAAAACACCAGGGTTTGTTGAACTTCTTTAGATACACTGTATTGCACTGAGCACCTATCAGTCTAAACATGTCTAAATAGTGCCACTGTTTGGACAATTCAAATCTTAGATCTCTCTGTGTATCAAACACACACTCTGACAGTGCGTGCAGGTCGCTTTAGTATATTCCAGTTTTAGTATTAAAAAAATTCCAGCGATTTGTACATGACTGTCAATTATCAAGCAAGTAGTGCAATATTAATTGTTAAATAGACCCCATATTTTAATGATGCAAAAAACAGTTAAGTCCCCTGGTCTAAACATTACCATTAATCTTttacaaatacttttaaaaactgtacaaaCCTTTTTACCCCACGAACGTTCCTTATATGGAACCTGGCTCATTGTGACACCCCATACATAAGGTTCCATTTTAGAATTCCCAGAAGATATTGATGGTTCCACAGAGATAAGAGGCAGTATAAagaataatgtactgtacagtgtgatgATCAGTTTTGACAAGTATATTGCAACTTCTTTAATGTCTGCTACACATTTGGTTTGCATTTTACAGCAGTCACGGTGAATAGGGTTATTTATAAAGCAACAGAGTGCCATCATTGTGAATATTtccactttaaaaaatatatgtatactaACTAAAACCATTATTAAAATCATCTACATTCTttaaaagtttaagaaaaaaaaggaaaggagaTAAATGAATGCAGAAGTCATTAGGCTGGCTGGCACAGTGTTTGACAGATGTGAGTTGACTCCTAAAGCAGAGAAATCCAGTGATCTCATTTTGTCTGTAAACTTTTgccaagtatttattttaatagatgGGAGGAACAGAGCTGTTCACGGCCATTCTCCACATTATGCAATTGTACTGCAACCACTCCAAGAACCACCTCCAAGACAAAGATTCATGAAGCTGCATTCTGCCAACGCACCTCTCGATTTGCTATGATAGagcatattaaaacacatggcTGTGGTAAATGCATCGTATAAACATAGGAAGctgcagaaatactgtgctgAACTTTTCTAAGGGCAGTTACGGAAGATGTCAGTATATAATGACAGTAACGGCTCTGATGGGCTGCTCTGGTAGACCAGGCAAACAGTTTTCACCTCTGAGGATGGCGCACGTGTTTGTAAAACGCCGGGTTTGTGAACCCCACGGCTCGCTGGCCAGGTCCCTCGCTGTCACTGTGGTTAGCTTAGTGCTTCCACTTAGCTCTGCACTGTTCCCTGGCTTCCATTCAAAACAAGTCCTGGAAAGCACACAAAACGTGCATTCTTTCAGGATCCCTGGGAGCCCCGTTGTAGCAGAGTCACTGCCAGCAGTTAGGTATACTTACACAGCTAagggatttgtttttttcagttctaAATATAACCGAATGTCACCAGTAAAAGACTTAAATCTCAGGGCCACACCAAATAGGATGTCCTCCgaccgaaaaaaaacaaaaacctgctgTCTCAGCCAAAGTTCTATCATGTAGAGTAGAAGAAGGGAAGCCATGTCCATGTGTGGATATGGGTTTAATCCAAAAGTATTCGAACTGTATTAACAACAGAAAACCAGACTACAGTGGCCCTGCTGTTAAACAGAGATATGCATGTTCCCCTAGTTTAACCCTTTAACTACTGGGTTGACACACTggtgccccctgctggtggaATGAGGAAATACTATAAGCTTTACAGTAGATTTTGCACGGTTTCTAAAGATGTTTGCGTAAAAAGTAATTTCCTTACTTCTCTGTGGCGTTAATCCATTTAGCCTTTCACCCCACTGAAGATGTACTCCCTGTGCAACAAATTATCAGGATCACTTTTCCTGCACTTGATTCATACACTGCATCCtcatctattatttatttcttagcagacgcccttatccagggtgacttacaattgttacaagatatcacattatttttacatacaattacccatttatacagttgggtttttactggagcaatctaggtaaagtaccttgctcaagggtacagcagcagtgtcccccacctgggattgaacccacgaccctccggtcaagagtccagagccctaaccactactccacactgctgccatctaCAAATACAGCTGAT
The sequence above is a segment of the Acipenser ruthenus chromosome 7, fAciRut3.2 maternal haplotype, whole genome shotgun sequence genome. Coding sequences within it:
- the LOC131737560 gene encoding uncharacterized protein LOC131737560 gives rise to the protein MASRGCKHPADAFCYVCGQFIKTRAKKYSVEASAKMCEAYKAYFGMPVGDQDKPWAPHFTCEHCKKTLEGWYRGEKRAMKFAIPRIWQEPTDHSSNCYFCMVEPSKRRTGKNAPAITYPDFPSSITPVPHCHELPVPTPPEREQSFLEESSKSESEEDVVDPDDNFRGGAEERNPYYPNQKDLNDLIKDLGLTKSNAELLTSRLKQWNLLDESVQVADQRKHHQPFSSFFTRQGGLCFCHNVTSLFEAIGIACNQNEWRLFIDSSSRSLKDVLLHNGNKYPSHPLAHSVHLKEDYNSIKTLLDALKYDEYGWEVIGDFKMVAFLMGGFTKFPSRNTKAHYHRRDWPQRTEFSVGRKCGPPEGADATTAHQIGPYETICQSSR